In one Poecilia reticulata strain Guanapo linkage group LG8, Guppy_female_1.0+MT, whole genome shotgun sequence genomic region, the following are encoded:
- the pglyrp6 gene encoding peptidoglycan recognition protein 6 produces MDKGWWKLTLALLVLLVSTYAEASFSYHMEDFIRAVKQIEDEDPGSDPSTVLMRLRRAAGLNDAFIRHFLPDAQAASEMPANLSEYFRKAVHHRVLEDFKEEGVVLTPDGTTVTVAPLLLGIEAGILKLKRQAHFHLTFAKDLAVSFRRHSSGTHYLGPDGCWNNVASPQVFTLSGKPNLFTIAQINGRMDGMILGMEISANSSSLLKLSSLLKEYYSHRLDRKGMDSAPRLISQRRRENFKLLVFPSPLMRKVMTTVELEQRLTGQPKMKVETKRKLRAVVKMAMKEFVHMYMDCPPIISRCMWGAEPYRGTPTGLSLPLPFLFIHHTHTPSEPCLTFEKCSADMRAMQRFHQEDRGWDDIGYSFVAGSDGYIYEGRGWDIQGAHTSGQNSKGYGVSFIGDYQTNLPSQHAMSLVRDQLASCAVNRGGLVSSYTVRGHRDVVSTTCPGDAFYKEISTWEHFGKVKTQKPRAWKAEE; encoded by the exons ATGGATAAAGGCTGGTGGAAATTAACCCTagctcttctggttctgctggtcaGCACGTATGCAGAAG CCTCCTTTTCATACCACATGGAAGACTTCATCAGGGCTGTAAAGCAGATAGAAGATGAGGACCCTGGCTCAGATCCATCTACTGTGTTGATGAGGTTGCGCCGAGCAGCTGGCCTAAATGATGCCTTCATCCGACACTTCCTTCCAGACGCTCAAGCTGCTTCTGAAATGCCTGCTAACCTCTCAGAATACTTTCGCAAGGCTGTGCATCACAGGGTGTTGGAAGACTTCAAAGAAGAAGGCGTGGTTCTGACCCCAGACGGTACGACGGTAACCGTCGCACCGCTCCTCTTGGGCATTGAAGCGGGCATCCTCAAGCTCAAACGTCAAGCTCACTTCCACCTCACTTTCGCCAAAGATCTTGCCGTTTCTTTCAGACGTCATTCTTCAGGCACACATTACCTCGGGCCTGATGGATGCTGGAACAACGTAGCATCTCCTCAAGTCTTCACGCTCTCCGGCAAACCAAATCTGTTCACCATAGCTCAGATCAACGGAAGAATGGACGGCATGATATTGGGAATGGAGATTTCAGCCAATTCCAGTTCTCTTCTCAAGCTCAGTAGTCTGTTGAAGGAGTACTATAGCCACCGACTGGACAGGAAGGGAATGGACAGTGCCCCACGTCTCATCAGTCAACGTCGCAGGGAGAACTTCAAACTTTTGGTCTTCCCTTCTCCGCTGATGAGAAAGGTGATGACGACCGTGGAACTGGAACAAAGACTAACAGGACAACCAAAGATGAAGGTGGAGACTAAGAGGAAGCTGAGAGCTGTGGTGAAAATGGCAATGAAAGAGTTTGTTCACATGTACATGG ATTGCCCGCCCATCATTTCTCGATGTATGTGGGGCGCTGAGCCGTACAGAGGAACACCCACCGGCCTCTCCTTGCCTCTGCCCTTCTTGTTCATCCATCACACCCACACACCAAGCGAGCCTTGCTTGACCTTTGAGAAATGCTCTGCAGACATGCGAGCCATGCAGCGCTTCCACCAAGAAGACAGAGGCTGGGATGACATTGGATATAG CTTTGTGGCTGGCTCTGACGGGTACATCTACGAGGGCCGGGGCTGGGACATCCAGGGAGCCCACACCTCCGGACAAAACTCTAAAGGCTACGGCGTGTCCTTTATTGGGGACTACCAAACCAATCTGCCATCTCAGCATGCCATGAGTCTGGTGAGAGATCAGCTGGCATCCTGTGCAGTAAACAGAGGTGGGCTAGTGTCTTCCTACACCGTGCGAGGGCACAGAGATGTGGTGAGCACAACCTGTCCAGGAGATGCCTTCTACAAAGAAATCAGTACCTGGGAACACTTTGGG AAAGTCAAGACACAAAAACCACGAGCCTGGAAAGCTGaagaatga
- the trappc5 gene encoding trafficking protein particle complex subunit 5, whose amino-acid sequence MDTRFTRGKSTILERPLSRPKTEVSLSAFALLFSEMVQYCQSRVYSVTELQTRLAEMGQRVGASMLDVLVLREKNGKRETKVLNMLLFIKVNVWKSLFGKEADKLEQANDDDKTYYIIEKDPLINAYISVPKENSSLNCAAFTAGVVEAILTHSGFPAKVTAHWHKGTTLMIKFNESVITRDKALDGR is encoded by the exons ATGGACACGCGGTTCACTCGGGGGAAGTCCACCATTCTGGAGCGACCGCTGAGCCGGCCCAAGACAGAAGTGAGCCTGAGCGCCTTCGCCTTGCTGTTCTCGGAGATGGTCCAGTACTGTCAGAGCCGCGTGTACTCGGTGACGGAGCTGCAGACGCGCCTCGCCGAGATGGGTCAGCGCGTGGGGGCCAGCATGCTGGACGTGCTGGTGCTGAGGGAGAAGAACGGGAAGAGGGAGACCAAAGTGCTCAACATGCTGCTCTTCATCAAG GTTAACGTGTGGAAGTCCTTATTTGGTAAGGAGGCCGACAAGCTGGAGCAGGCCAACGACGACGACAAGACCTATTACATCATAGAGAAAGACCCGCTCATCAACGCGTACATCTCTGTGCCCAAAGAGAACAGCAGCTTGAACTGTGCGGCCTTCACGGCCGGCGTGGTGGAGGCCATCCTCACACACAGCGGCTTCCCCGCCAAGGTCACCGCTCACTGGCACAAGGGCACCACGCTGATGATAAAGTTTAACGAGTCGGTCATAACCAGGGACAAGGCTCTGGACGGCAGATAA
- the LOC103468353 gene encoding mucolipin-1 produces the protein MASSGYTCVPDSPAEKQRLLSSKSGYGSQDVLRCAGLADSQFCGQPRDEDEEEEALRRKLKYFFMSPCDKYHAKGRKPFKLGLQLLKIIIVTVQLVLFGLSNQMVVTFKEENTAAFKHLFLKGYQDNRPQAIHTQSELYSRIGFVVEQYMALSEIALGRYAYVKGVGVNGSALSLCQRYFKTGTIDPVNDTFDIDPHVVTDCIGLDPTADSPVTRNADYKNFTLQFYKLINVTVDFQLKAINIQTIINNEIPDCYTFAITIVFDNKAHSGKIKILLQNQASIKECKDTNVSGHAESYAREFFDVVVAIVCLLSLLLCGRSILRGILLQREYVQFFIHKLERTVSWGDRMEFINGWYILLIISDLFTIVGSFIKIGIESKTLSSYDVCGILLGTSTLLVWVGVIRYFSFFQKYNILIVTLRAAFPSVIRFCCCVAVIYLGYCFCGWIVLGPYHAKFRSLSMVSECLFSLINGDDMFVTFAEMEQSGTLVWVFSQVYLYTFISLFIYMVLSLFIALITGAYDTIMAQTREQAPETELHAFIAQCTDTPSSGKFRGPDGSSCSFLCCCEW, from the exons ATGGCGTCTTCGGGCTACACCTGCGTCCCGGACAGCCCCGCAG AAAAGCAGAGACTGCTGTCCTCCAAGTCCGGCTACGGATCCCAGGATGTGCTCAGATGCGCCGGTCTGGCGGACTCCCAGTTCTGCGGTCAGCCACgggatgaagatgaggaggaagaggctcTGAGGAGGAAACTCAAGTACTTCTTCATGAGCCCTTGTGACAAGTACCACGCTAAGGGGCGCAAGCCTTTCAAACTGGGCCTGCAGCTGCTAAAGATCATCATCGTGACCGTGCAG TTGGTGCTGTTCGGTCTGAGCAACCAGATGGTCGTGACTTTCAAGGAGGAAAACACGGCGGCGTTCAAGCACCTGTTCCTGAAGGGTTACCAGGACAACCGTCCCCAGGCCATCCACACTCAGTCGGAGCTGTACAGCCGCATTGGCTTCGTCGTAGAGCAG TACATGGCTCTATCTGAGATCGCACTGGGCCGGTACGCATACGTGAAGGGCGTGGGCGTGAATGGGAGCGCTCTCTCCCTCTGCCAGAGGTACTTCAAGACGGGCACCATCGACCCCGTCAACGACACGTTTGACATCGACCCCCATGTCGTTACAG ATTGCATCGGCCTCGATCCGACTGCCGACAGTCCTGTGACGAGAAACGCCGACTACAAGAATTTCACCCTCCAGTTTTACAA GCTGATCAACGTCACGGTTGATTTCCAGCTGAAGGCCATCAACATTCAGACAATAATCAATAACGAAATCCCCGACTGCTACACCTTCGCCATCACG ATCGTCTTCGACAACAAAGCTCACAGCGGCAAAATCAAGATCCTCCTCCAGAACCAGGCCTCCATAAAGGAGTGCAAAGACACAAACGTGTCCGGACACG CGGAGAGCTACGCCAGAGAGTTCTTCGACGTGGTGGTGGCGATCGTCTGCCTGCTGTCGCTGCTGCTCTGCGGCCGCTCCATCCTCAGAGGAATCCTCCTTCAGCGC GAATACGTTCAGTTTTTCATTCACAAACTGGAGCGCACGGTCAGCTGGGGAGACAGGATGGAGTTCATCAACGGCTGGTACATCCTGCTCATCATCAGCGACTTGTTCACCATCGTCGGCAGCTTCATCAAGATCGGGATAGAGTCCAAG ACTCTGTCGTCGTACGACGTGTGTGGGATCCTGCTGGGAACGTCCACTCTGCTGGTGTGGGTGGGAGTCATCCGCTACTTCAGTTTCTTCCAGAAATACAAC ATCCTGATTGTGACTCTTAGAGCTGCTTTTCCCAGCGTCATCcgcttctgctgctgtgtggCTGTGATTTATTTGGGATACTGCTTCTGTGGATGGATTGTCCTGGGCCCCTACCACGCCAAG tttCGCTCCCTGTCCATGGTGTCAGAGTGCCTGTTCTCCCTCATCAACGGGGACGACATGTTTGTGACGTTTGCCGAGATGGAGCAGAGCGGCACGCTGGTGTGGGTCTTCAGCCAGGTCTACCTCTACACCTTCATCTCCCTGTTCATCTACATGGTGCTGTCGCTCTTCATCGCGCTCATCACCGGAGCCTACGACACCATCATG GCCCAAACGAGGGAGCAGGCTCCGGAGACGGAGCTGCACGCGTTCATCGCTCAGTGCACGGACACGCCCAGTTCCGGCAAGTTCCGCGGCCCGGACGGGTCATCGTGctccttcctctgctgctgcgaATGGTGA